CAAGGCTGCCCATCGATTGAATACTAACTCTTGTTCATCATTCTTCTTATTCCTCTTCACGGTTGCCGCAAACGGAACGATAATTAGACTCGCTACAATTCCGGCTATAATTGAAAATAACAATAAATTAATCATAAGATACACTCTTTTCTTTAAAGATTTTGGCCATCTATACTATACGAATCTATTAGAAATGCGTTTCATTTTTCCAGCATTTATTTTCCTGGTGATTAATTCCAAATTAAAAAAGGCATTCTCATATCAGAGAAATGCCCCATTCACTTTGCAAATTAACCGCGGCGAACTTTTAATACTTTGTACATACGGTGACCGAAAATACCTGCCAATACAGATAGAAAAATATCTTTTGGCAATGGCGGAACCATCCATAACCAAGCGACTTTGTACGTGAATGCATCGGGTGCCGCCGCCCATAGTTTATAAGCGAAATACATCCAGTTCGTACCGAAACCATAGTTAATCACGAGTCCAACAAGCCCCGCGAGAATATAACTGTATAAATGACCATTATTTTCAACAATTTTCCCAACTATGTACGCTACAAAAATAAATGAAACAATAAATCCGAAAGTTGGGCTAATAATCGAACCAAATCCTCCACCAAATTTTGCGAAAACGGGTGCGCCCGCAAGCCCCACAA
The window above is part of the Sporosarcina sp. 6E9 genome. Proteins encoded here:
- a CDS encoding biotin transporter BioY, yielding MTTATAKTKSGMSALSLVYSGMFAALMMIGANITAFAPFLTVGGVPITLQTFFAILAGLILGSRLGAISMTVYMFVGLAGAPVFAKFGGGFGSIISPTFGFIVSFIFVAYIVGKIVENNGHLYSYILAGLVGLVINYGFGTNWMYFAYKLWAAAPDAFTYKVAWLWMVPPLPKDIFLSVLAGIFGHRMYKVLKVRRG